One Terriglobales bacterium genomic region harbors:
- a CDS encoding response regulator transcription factor: MKAAATAKKPMIHIAVVDSDPLRFIGLRSLFDSESDLELSAATLEELPRLQNVDLVLLGNRASGGGSVFDVMASMKAARPDLRIIVTGTGADDEAILKALAAGAKGFVDEAASPSEFVQAIRVVHQGSVWAPRRVMSIFIDRVTSSPGKIFPAGRVSFTDREKEVLELLVAGRSNREIGQALQIEERTVKAHVAKLMRKVGVQNRIALSVHAITHSLVASTDEPG; encoded by the coding sequence ATGAAAGCTGCTGCAACCGCCAAGAAGCCGATGATACATATTGCCGTCGTTGACAGTGACCCCCTGCGCTTCATAGGACTTCGTTCCCTTTTTGATAGCGAGTCCGATTTGGAACTCTCTGCCGCGACGCTCGAAGAGTTGCCGCGCCTGCAGAATGTAGATCTCGTCCTTCTGGGCAATCGTGCCAGCGGAGGCGGCAGCGTATTCGACGTGATGGCCAGCATGAAGGCAGCGCGTCCCGACCTGCGCATCATAGTGACCGGTACTGGAGCGGACGATGAGGCCATTCTCAAAGCCCTGGCAGCCGGCGCAAAAGGGTTTGTTGATGAGGCCGCTAGCCCGTCTGAGTTTGTGCAGGCGATTCGCGTGGTTCATCAGGGATCAGTCTGGGCGCCACGCCGAGTGATGTCGATCTTCATCGATCGCGTCACCTCGTCTCCTGGGAAAATCTTCCCCGCGGGCCGCGTTAGCTTTACCGACCGAGAAAAAGAGGTGCTCGAACTGCTCGTAGCCGGGCGCTCGAATCGAGAGATCGGCCAGGCGCTGCAGATCGAAGAGCGCACCGTGAAGGCTCACGTAGCCAAGCTGATGCGTAAGGTCGGCGTGCAGAACCGCATCGCGCTCTCCGTCCACGCGATTACACACTCACTGGTCGCCAGCACGGACGAACCGGGTTAA